The proteins below come from a single Drosophila miranda strain MSH22 chromosome Y unlocalized genomic scaffold, D.miranda_PacBio2.1 Contig_Y1_pilon, whole genome shotgun sequence genomic window:
- the LOC117189964 gene encoding uncharacterized protein LOC117189964 isoform X3, translating to MLVLIAVLFFNACLAGTIPATPENITVTFLTPTAVRVSWQTQIEMKAHPIEKYIVTYKPTDDSYRVVQDVAGSSEAIVLDRLLPSTQYSLVVTAIWQGKKYRSSGQIKFRTLDLPRNTTELDFSPGIFGNGNGNGSGRNATGNGSIFGDDVTSTATNTLTHSITRELPTIRGVEIGIVLIVLMVWAGAIALFFNRWGKIRMLLPYQPDYKHEQLKVPGTGCAAPAAAMASTRIRTYTPISLSRQKNRSNSKRKP from the exons ATGCTTGTACTCATAGCCGTGCTGTTTTTTAATGCCTGCCTGGCGG gCACCATTCCCGCTACGCCGGAGAACATAACCGTAACCTTTCTGACGCCCACTGCGGTACGGGTGTCATGGCAAACGCAAATCGAAATGAAGGCACATCCCATCGAGAAGTACATCGTGACGTACAAGCCGACAGACGACAG TTACAGGGTTGTACAGGACGTTGCCGGTAGCAGCGAGGCCATTGTCCTGGATCGACTATTGCCCAGCACACAGTACTCCCTGGTCGTGACGGCCATCTGGCAGGGCAAGAAGTATCGCAGCAGTGGCCAAATCAAGTTCCGGACCCTGG ATCTGCCAAGGAACACCACAGAGCTGGACTTTTCGCCTGGCATCTTTGGGaacggcaatggcaatggcagtgGCCGGAACGCAACGGGAAACGGAAGCATCTTTGGCGATGATGTGACCTCCACGGCCACCAACACATTGACGCACAGCATTACCCGGGAGTTGCCCACT ATACGCGGTGTGGAAATCGGCATTGTGCTGATCGTGCTGATGGTGTGGGCCGGCGCCATAGCTCTGTTCTTCAATCGATGGGGCAAGATCCGGATGCTGCTGCCCTACCAACCGGACTACAAGCACGAACAGCTCAAGGTGCCGGGCACGGGGTGTGCAGCGCCGGCGGCTGCAATGGCCAGCACTCGCATCAG AACCTACACCCCGATTTCTTTGTCAAG GCAAAAGAACCGCAGCAACAGCAAGCGGA
- the LOC117189964 gene encoding uncharacterized protein LOC117189964 isoform X2, which produces MLVLIAVLFFNACLAGTIPATPENITVTFLTPTAVRVSWQTQIEMKAHPIEKYIVTYKPTDDRVVQDVAGSSEAIVLDRLLPSTQYSLVVTAIWQGKKYRSSGQIKFRTLDLPRNTTELDFSPGIFGNGNGNGSGRNATGNGSIFGDDVTSTATNTLTHSITRELPTIRGVEIGIVLIVLMVWAGAIALFFNRWGKIRMLLPYQPDYKHEQLKVPGTGCAAPAAAMASTRIRTYTPISLSRYSKLTNSSNYLQYV; this is translated from the exons ATGCTTGTACTCATAGCCGTGCTGTTTTTTAATGCCTGCCTGGCGG gCACCATTCCCGCTACGCCGGAGAACATAACCGTAACCTTTCTGACGCCCACTGCGGTACGGGTGTCATGGCAAACGCAAATCGAAATGAAGGCACATCCCATCGAGAAGTACATCGTGACGTACAAGCCGACAGACGACAG GGTTGTACAGGACGTTGCCGGTAGCAGCGAGGCCATTGTCCTGGATCGACTATTGCCCAGCACACAGTACTCCCTGGTCGTGACGGCCATCTGGCAGGGCAAGAAGTATCGCAGCAGTGGCCAAATCAAGTTCCGGACCCTGG ATCTGCCAAGGAACACCACAGAGCTGGACTTTTCGCCTGGCATCTTTGGGaacggcaatggcaatggcagtgGCCGGAACGCAACGGGAAACGGAAGCATCTTTGGCGATGATGTGACCTCCACGGCCACCAACACATTGACGCACAGCATTACCCGGGAGTTGCCCACT ATACGCGGTGTGGAAATCGGCATTGTGCTGATCGTGCTGATGGTGTGGGCCGGCGCCATAGCTCTGTTCTTCAATCGATGGGGCAAGATCCGGATGCTGCTGCCCTACCAACCGGACTACAAGCACGAACAGCTCAAGGTGCCGGGCACGGGGTGTGCAGCGCCGGCGGCTGCAATGGCCAGCACTCGCATCAG AACCTACACCCCGATTTCTTTGTCAAGGTATTCAAAACTAACAAATTCTTCAAACTACTTGCAATATGTATGA
- the LOC117189964 gene encoding uncharacterized protein LOC117189964 isoform X1, translating to MLVLIAVLFFNACLAGTIPATPENITVTFLTPTAVRVSWQTQIEMKAHPIEKYIVTYKPTDDSYRVVQDVAGSSEAIVLDRLLPSTQYSLVVTAIWQGKKYRSSGQIKFRTLDLPRNTTELDFSPGIFGNGNGNGSGRNATGNGSIFGDDVTSTATNTLTHSITRELPTIRGVEIGIVLIVLMVWAGAIALFFNRWGKIRMLLPYQPDYKHEQLKVPGTGCAAPAAAMASTRIRTYTPISLSRYSKLTNSSNYLQYV from the exons ATGCTTGTACTCATAGCCGTGCTGTTTTTTAATGCCTGCCTGGCGG gCACCATTCCCGCTACGCCGGAGAACATAACCGTAACCTTTCTGACGCCCACTGCGGTACGGGTGTCATGGCAAACGCAAATCGAAATGAAGGCACATCCCATCGAGAAGTACATCGTGACGTACAAGCCGACAGACGACAG TTACAGGGTTGTACAGGACGTTGCCGGTAGCAGCGAGGCCATTGTCCTGGATCGACTATTGCCCAGCACACAGTACTCCCTGGTCGTGACGGCCATCTGGCAGGGCAAGAAGTATCGCAGCAGTGGCCAAATCAAGTTCCGGACCCTGG ATCTGCCAAGGAACACCACAGAGCTGGACTTTTCGCCTGGCATCTTTGGGaacggcaatggcaatggcagtgGCCGGAACGCAACGGGAAACGGAAGCATCTTTGGCGATGATGTGACCTCCACGGCCACCAACACATTGACGCACAGCATTACCCGGGAGTTGCCCACT ATACGCGGTGTGGAAATCGGCATTGTGCTGATCGTGCTGATGGTGTGGGCCGGCGCCATAGCTCTGTTCTTCAATCGATGGGGCAAGATCCGGATGCTGCTGCCCTACCAACCGGACTACAAGCACGAACAGCTCAAGGTGCCGGGCACGGGGTGTGCAGCGCCGGCGGCTGCAATGGCCAGCACTCGCATCAG AACCTACACCCCGATTTCTTTGTCAAGGTATTCAAAACTAACAAATTCTTCAAACTACTTGCAATATGTATGA
- the LOC117189964 gene encoding uncharacterized protein LOC117189964 isoform X4: MLVLIAVLFFNACLAGTIPATPENITVTFLTPTAVRVSWQTQIEMKAHPIEKYIVTYKPTDDSYRVVQDVAGSSEAIVLDRLLPSTQYSLVVTAIWQGKKYRSSGQIKFRTLDLPRNTTELDFSPGIFGNGNGNGSGRNATGNGSIFGDDVTSTATNTLTHSITRELPTIRGVEIGIVLIVLMVWAGAIALFFNRWGKIRMLLPYQPDYKHEQLKVPGTGCAAPAAAMASTRIRQKNRSNSKRKP; this comes from the exons ATGCTTGTACTCATAGCCGTGCTGTTTTTTAATGCCTGCCTGGCGG gCACCATTCCCGCTACGCCGGAGAACATAACCGTAACCTTTCTGACGCCCACTGCGGTACGGGTGTCATGGCAAACGCAAATCGAAATGAAGGCACATCCCATCGAGAAGTACATCGTGACGTACAAGCCGACAGACGACAG TTACAGGGTTGTACAGGACGTTGCCGGTAGCAGCGAGGCCATTGTCCTGGATCGACTATTGCCCAGCACACAGTACTCCCTGGTCGTGACGGCCATCTGGCAGGGCAAGAAGTATCGCAGCAGTGGCCAAATCAAGTTCCGGACCCTGG ATCTGCCAAGGAACACCACAGAGCTGGACTTTTCGCCTGGCATCTTTGGGaacggcaatggcaatggcagtgGCCGGAACGCAACGGGAAACGGAAGCATCTTTGGCGATGATGTGACCTCCACGGCCACCAACACATTGACGCACAGCATTACCCGGGAGTTGCCCACT ATACGCGGTGTGGAAATCGGCATTGTGCTGATCGTGCTGATGGTGTGGGCCGGCGCCATAGCTCTGTTCTTCAATCGATGGGGCAAGATCCGGATGCTGCTGCCCTACCAACCGGACTACAAGCACGAACAGCTCAAGGTGCCGGGCACGGGGTGTGCAGCGCCGGCGGCTGCAATGGCCAGCACTCGCATCAG GCAAAAGAACCGCAGCAACAGCAAGCGGA